The Nocardiopsis composta genome includes the window AGCCGGAACACCCCGTCGCTGCCGCCCAAGCCGGTGCCGCCGCCGGCGCCCTCCGTGCCGCCTCCCTCGACGCCGGTCTCCCCGGGGTCGGCGGTCACCGCGGCGGGGCTGCCCCGGCGCAGCGCCCACCGGGATCCGGCGAAGGCGGCCCTGCTCGCCCAGATCAGCCAGGACCTGGCCGCGGGGGACGAGGGCCGGTCGCCCGGCCGGGACCCCGACCCGGGTGCGAACGGCTCGGTCGAGGACCGCGCCGCCATGATCCGCGACGAGCTCGGCGGCTTCCTCGAGGGCGAGCGGGCCGCCGGCCGGGAGTTCGAGTGAAGGGGCGGGCGTCAGCAGGGCACGCGCCGCCCCGGGCTCCGGCCCCCGGCGGTCCGTCCGCGCAGGACTTCCCCCACACCACGGCTAGCAAGAGGCTGGTGCATCCATGAACGAGCAGTTGAATGTGACCGCCGATGATTTCTCCTGGCTCGTCTCCAATTTCGTCCGGGACGTGCACGGAGCCGAGCACGCGATCGTCGTGTCATCGGACGGGTTGCTGCTGACCGCCTCCCGGGACTTCCCCGAGGAGCACGCCGAGCAGCTCGCGGCCATCGCCAGCGGCCTGCAGAGCCTCGCGCTGGGCGGCGCGAAGCTGTTCGGCAAGGGCGAGTGCCAGTCGCTCATCATCCGGATGCGCCAGGGGCACCTCATCGTCATGGCGATCAGCGACGGGTCCTCCCTGGCCGTGCTGAGCGACAAGCGGGCCGACATGAAGGTCGTCGCCTATGAGATGACACGCCTGGTGGAGCGGGTCGCGCACGCTCTCACCCCGCAGCTGCGGTCCGAACTGCGCGAGGTGATCGGGAAGTGAACCCGCGGTCCGCCGTCCCGCTCCGGACCGGGCCGCTCGAGCCGATCGGATCGTCCGGGCCGTTCAGCCCAGCCGAGTCATCCGGGCCATCCGGTTCACCACGGCCATCCGGATCATCCCGGTCGCCCGGATCATCCCGGTCACCCGGATCATGAAGAGGACGCCACAGTTATGAGCAACCGCAGGCGCAGGAGCAGCACGCGTATCCGGTCCTTCACCTTCACCGGTGGGCGGACCCGGTCGCGGCACCCGCTCATGGTGCAGACCCTGGTCTCCACGGCGGACCCGGGCCACGACCCGCCCGAGAACCTGATGCCGGAGTCCCAGGACATCTACCTGCTGTGCCGCGAGACGCGCTCCGTCGCCGAGGTCTCCGCCGAGTTGAAGATCCCGCTGGGGGTCACCCAGGTGCTGCTCAGCGACCTGGCCGAGCTGGGCCTCGTCTACATCCACCCGACCATCACGGGTAACAGCCCGTCGGAAAACCAGGTTCTGGAGAGGGCTCTTCGTGGTCTCGAACGACTTTTCCAGTGACGCACAGACGAAGATGTCGACCAAGATCGTCGTCGCCGGCGGCTTCGGCGCCGGGAAGACGACCCTGGTCGGCGCCGTCAGCGAGATCCCGCCGGTGACCACCGAGGCGGTGATGACCGAGGCCAGCGTCCCGCACGACGACACCAGCGTGACGCCGACCAAGGTCACCACCACCGTGGCCATGGACTTCGGCCGTATCACCGTGGATCAGCAGCTGGTCATGTACATGTTCGGCACCCCGGGGCAGTCCCGGTTCTGGTTCATGTGGGACGACCTGATCCGCGGTGCGGTGGGCGCCGTGGTCGTGGTCGACTGCCGGCGGCTCGCGGACAGCTTCGACGCGGTCGACTACTTCGAAACGAACCGGAGGATCCCCTACATCGTCGCGCTGAACCGGTTCGACGGCCGGCTGGAGTACACCTCCGAGCAGGTCCGCGAGGCGCTGGAGATCGGTGCGACGGTGCCGATCATCGACTTCGACGCCCGGGACCGCGCCTCCGGCGGCACGGTGCTCAAGACGCTGCTCCGCTACTCCCTGCAGGCCGGGGCCGAGGCCGAGCCGGTCGGCTGACGGCGGTCCGGGCCGGCGTGCCGCCCCGCCGAGCCGGCGGCGCGGGCGCCGGGCCCGCCCACCTTTCGAGAAGGAAACACTTCAGATGCGCAAGATCCTCATCGTAGGGGCGGGGCACTCGGGTCTCCAGCTCGCCCACGGCCTGCTGAACAACGGCTACGACGTCACCGTGATCACCGGCCAGACCTCCATCGAGATCCGCACCGGCCGGCCCGCCATCACCCAGCTCACCATGCCCACCGCCCTGGAGCTCGAACGCGAGCTGCACCTGGACTTCTGGAGCGCCCAGGCGCCCAGGATCGAGAAGTTCAAGATCGGGCTGTTCCCTCCGGGGATGCCGCCGACCATCATGCCGAGCAGCTTCGAGAACGGCGGCTACGGCATCGCGATCGACCGCCGGGTGAAGATCGCCGACTGGCTGGAGTACTTCGAGGACTGCGGCGGTAAGGTGGTCATCCACGGGGTGACCGTCAGCGACCTCGACTACTTCTCGCGCATGTTCGACCTCATCGTCGTCGCGGTGGGCCACGGCGAGCTGGGCGCGCTGTTCGACCACGACACCAGCCGGTTCAGCGCGGCGCGCAAGCGGGCGCTGGCCCAGGCCAACATCTTCGACGTCGCGCTCGACCCGGGAGAGAAGGAGAGCGTGGGCTGGGCCGGAACCGCCCCCGAGCTGGGCTGCTTCTTCCTGGTCCCGTTCCTCACCCGTGAGGGGCCCTGCCACGCGCTGTTCATGAGCGACCGGCCGGGCGGCTCGATGGGCGCCTGGCCGGCCCGGCCGCGCCCGGACGACCAGTTCGCCTGGATGCAGGAGCTGCTCCGCAAGTACGCGCCGCCCTACTACGAGCGGGTGAAGGACGCCGAACTGGTCGACGGGCGGAGCACCATCGCCGGAATGCTCCAGCCGCAGGTGCGCAACCCGGTCGGCGTGCTGCCCTCCGGAGGGCTGGTTCTGGGCATCTCCGACGTGGTCATCTCGATGGACCCTTACGTCCTGCAGGGATGGAACCACTCCGCACGGTGCGCGAAGAGCTACCTGGAGAGCATTCTCGCGCACGGCGACAAACCGTTCGACCGGGACTTCCTGGAACGCACCTTCGAGGAGTTCTGGGAGTACGGGCACACCGCGCAGCACTGGTCGGAATGGGTTTCCACGATGTGGGAGCAGCAGATGCCGGACTGGGTGCAGGAGATCTTCGCTCTGATGGCGGAGGTACCCGGTGCCGGAGACCGGCTGCTCAAGGGGTGGAATTACCCTCCCGACTTCTTCACCTGGCTCTACGACGAGCAGGGCGGAAAGAAGTGGTTGGAAGAACTGAGGGCGGCCCGCGGCCGCTGACCGCGCGCCGGGAACGCCCGCCGCAGGCGGCGTGCAGGGCGCAGTGCACAGGCAACACGCGCAACACGGGCAACACGGGACCCGGATGTCGAAACGGTCGACATCCGGGTCCTCTTTCGTCTCCTGTTCCAAACGGGTGACTTGCGGAATCTCGTGTTGTTCATGTCCATGCGGGAAGAAGGCGGTGGTCCGAAACGAACTTGCATATTGCCGTGCTTATGCATGGGAGTTAGGATCGCCGCACGTCGTCACGAGGGGGGTCAATTGTGCCGGTTCATGTCGAATGGGCTTTTTGACGGGTCGCTTTCCCGATTCTCTCTCGCCTTGAACGGCTGATCAGCGACGGACGGCGCGATCCTGGAGTGGTTCCCGATGCGGTCGACGGTTCGGCTCTCCGATGTCCACCTCGACGAGGCGATCGCCGTGATCGGCGTGGCGTGCCGCTTCCCCGGGGCACCGGGGCCGGGAGCGTTCCGCAGACTTCTCGCCGCCGGCGGGAGCGCCGTCACCGGCGTCCCGGACGACCGGCTCTTCGCCGGCGACCCGGCCGCCGGCCCGGCCGGCCGGCACGGGGCGTTCATCGACGGGGCCGACCGGTTCGACGCGGACCTGTTCGGCTTCTCCCCGCGCGAGGCCGCCGAGACCGACCCGCGCCAGCGCCTCATGCTGGAGCTCGGCAGGGAGGTCCTGGAGGACGCCCGGATCCCGGCCGACGCGCTGCGCTCCACCTCCACCGGGGTGTTCATCGGGGCCTCCGGCGACGACTACGCACTGCTCCGGCAGACCCGCGGCGGCCCACCGGCCCACCACACCATGACCGGCCTGCACCGCGGCATGATCGCCAACCGGCTCTCCTACACGCTGGGCGCGCACGGCCCCAGCGTGGTGGTGGACACCGGCCAGTCGTCCTCGCTGGCCGCGGTGGTCCAGGCGGTGCAGAGCCTGCGCACCGGGGGCTGCGGCGCGGCGATCGCGGGCGGGGTCCACCTCAACCTCGCGCCGCACAGCGCCGCGGCCGAGGCCGGGTTCGGCGGGCTCTCCCCGGACGGCCGCTGCTTCACCTTCGACGCGCGGGCCAACGGGTACGTGCGCGGCGAGGGCGGCGGCGCGGTGCTGCTCAAGCGGCTGCCCGACGCACTGGCCGACGGCGACCGGGTGCACGCGCTGATCCTCGGCGGCGCGGTCACCGGGGACGGCGCCACCCCCGCGCCGGCCTTCCCCGGCCGGGAGGGGCAGGAGCGCGCGCTCCGCGCCGCCTGCGCCGACGCCCGGATCGAGCCCGGGCGGCTGGACTACGTCGAGCTGCACGGCACCGGAACCCCGGTCGGCGACCCGGTCGAGGCGGCCGCGCTGGGCGCGGTGCACGGCGGCGCCCGCCCGCCCGGCCGGCCGCTGCCGGTCGGCTCGGTGAAGACCAACATCGGCCACCTCTCCGCGGCGGCGGGCATCGCGGGCCTGATCAAGACGGTGCTGGGGCTCTCCGCCGGGGAGCTGGTGCCCAGTCTGAACTTCACCGCCCCGCGCCCGGATGTCCCGCTGGACCGGCTCGGCCTGCAGGTCCAGACCGGAACCGCCCCCTGGCCGTCCGACGGGCATCCGCTGGCGGGCGTCTCCTCCTTCGGCATGGGCGGCACCGACTGCCACGTGGTGCTGGCCGCACCGCCGCCCGCCGAACCGCCCGCGGCGCGCCCGCGGCCGGCCGGCCGGCGGCTGTGCTGGCTGGTCTCCGCGGCCTCCGCGGACGCGCTGCGCGCGCAGTGCGCCCGCCTCCGCGCGCACGTCGAGGGGGATCCGGCGGCCGACCCGGCCGACCTCGCGCACTCCCTGGCCACCACCCGGGAGCGGCTGCCCTACCGGGTCCGGGTGTACGGGACCGGCCTGGACGAGCTGCTCCGCGGACTGGCCGCGGCCGAACGCGGCGAGGAGCCCGCCGGCGTCGTGCGCACCGGCCCGGACCGCCCCGGCAGGGCGGAGCCCGCCGGGCCCGGGCCGGTCCCCGGGGCGCGCACGGTCGACCTGCCCGGCTACGCCTTCCAGCGGCGCCGGCACTGGTTCGCCGAGCGGGACGGCGCGGACGCGCCGGCGCCGGCCGCCCCGGCCGCGGCGGAGTCCGGCACCACCGCCGCCCGCACCGCCCCGCGGCCGCCGGCCGGCGACGCACTGGACCTGGTCCGCCGGCACGCGGCCGAGGTGCTCGGCCACCCCGGACCCGAGCAGGTCCGCTCCGAGCGGACCTTCCGCGACCTGGGGTTCGACTCGGTGATGGGAACGGAGCTGCGCACCCGGCTGGAGCGGGCCACCGGGCGGCCGCTGCCCGCCGGCCTGGTCTACGACCACCCGACACCGGCGCGGCTCGCCCGCTTCCTGGAGCACGGCCCGGAGGGCGGGCGGGAGGCCGCGGAGGCGCCGCCGGCCCCGGGCGGGCCCGCCGAGCCGGTCGCGATCGTCGCGATGGCCTGCCGGCTGCCCGGCGGGGCGGACGGCCCCGAGGCGCTGTGGCGGCTGCTGGCGGAGGGGGCGGACACCGTCTCCGGGTTCCCGGTGGACCGGGGCTGGGACGGCGGCTCCGACGGGGTGCGGCGGGGCGGATTCCTGCACGACGCGGCCGACTTCGACGCCGGCCTCTTCGGGATCTCCCCGCGGGAGGCGGCGGCCATGGACCCCCAGCAGCGGATCCTGCTGGAGCTGGCCTGGGAGGCCGCCGAGCGCGCCGGCATCGCCCCCGACCGGCTCGCCGGCACCCGCACCGGGGTCTTCGTCGGCGCCACCGCCTCCGGCTACGGCCAACCGGGGTCGTTCCGGCGGGAGGGCCACGAGGGCTACCTGATGACCGGGGCGGCGCCGAGCGTCGCCTCCGGCCGGATCGCCTACGCACTCGGGCTCGGCGGGCCCGCCCTGACCGTGGACACCGCCTGCTCCTCCTCGCTGGTCGCGGTGGACCGGGCGGTCCGCTCGCTGCAGCGCGGAGAGTGCTCGGCGGCGCTGGCCGGCGGGGTGTGCGTGCTGGCCACCCCGGAGATGTTCACCGAGTTCGGCGCGCAGGGCGGCCTGGCCCCGGACGGCCGGTGCAAGCCGTTCGCCGCCGCGGCGGACGGCACCGCCTGGGCCGAGGGCGCGGGCCTGCTGTTCTTGGAGCGGCTGAGCGACGCGCGGCGCAATGGGCGTCCGGTGCTGGCGGTGGTGCGGGGTTCGGCGGTCAATTCCGACGGGGCGTCCAACGGGTTGACGGCGCCGAGCGGGCCGGCGCAGCAGGCGGTGATCCGGGCGGCGCTGGCCGATGCAGGGCTGGAGCCGGGTGAGGTCGATGCGGTGGAGGCGCACGGGACCGGGACCCGGTTGGGCGACCCGATCGAGGCCGAGGCGCTGAGCGCGGTCTACGGCGCCGGCCGGGAGCGGCCGCTGCGGGTGGGGGCGCTCAAATCCGTCATCGGGCACACCCAGGCGGCCGCCGGGGTGGCCGGGGTGATCAAGACCGTGCTCGCCATGCGGCACGGCGTGCTGCCGGCCTCGCGCAACCTCGACGAGCCCACCCCGGAGGTGGACTGGGAGCGGAGCGGACTCGCCCTGCTGCCGGAAGCGGAGCCGTGGCCGGCGGCCGGCCGGCCGCGCCGCGCCGGCGTCTCCTCGTTCGGGGTGAGCGGCACCAACGCGCACCTGATCCTCGAGGAGGCCGCGGAGGAGCCGGCCCGGCCCGGGGATGCGCCGTCCGCGGCGCAGGGCCCGGCCGGGGACGGCCCGCCCGGCGCTTCGGCGGACCGGCCGTCCTCACAGGGGGCCGCTGCGATGGCGGACCGGGACGCCCCGGCTCCGGTCGCCCGCGAGGAGGGAGAGGAGCGAGCCGGGGCCGCACCGCCTGCGGCGCACCGTCCGGCCAGGCGTGCCCCGTCCGCCGCCCCGGAGGACCGGCCGGCCTCGCACGGGTCCTTGCCGGCGGATCGGGAGGCCCCGGACCCGCTGCTCCCCTTCGTGCTCTCCGCCGCGTCCCCGGAGGCCCTCCGGGACCAGGCGCTGCGCCTCATCGACCACCTCGGGCGGGACGATCGCGCTCCGCTCGCCGGGGTGGCCCGCGCCCTGGCCGCTACCCGCGCGGTCCTCGCGCACCGCGCGGTGGTGCTGGCCGCCGACCGCCCCGCCCTGCTCGCCGGGCTCGCCGGAGTCGCCGAAGGGAAGGGGCGAGTCCTCGGTGCCCCCGACCCCGGGGCAGGGCCGCCCGGCCCGGCCGGGCGGGGGAGCGGGGCGCCCGTCCCGCCCCCGGCGGCCGACCCCGACGGGCCGGTGTTCGTCTTCCCCGGGCAGGGCACCCAGTGGCCGGGGATGGCCGCCGAGCTGATGCGCGACTCGGAGGTGTTCCGCCGGACCGCCACCGAGTGCGCGGAGGCGCTGCGGCCGCACGTCGGCTGGGATCCGCTGGCGGTGCTCCGCGGCGACCCCGGAGCCGCCCCGCTGAGCAG containing:
- a CDS encoding styrene monooxygenase/indole monooxygenase family protein, which codes for MRKILIVGAGHSGLQLAHGLLNNGYDVTVITGQTSIEIRTGRPAITQLTMPTALELERELHLDFWSAQAPRIEKFKIGLFPPGMPPTIMPSSFENGGYGIAIDRRVKIADWLEYFEDCGGKVVIHGVTVSDLDYFSRMFDLIVVAVGHGELGALFDHDTSRFSAARKRALAQANIFDVALDPGEKESVGWAGTAPELGCFFLVPFLTREGPCHALFMSDRPGGSMGAWPARPRPDDQFAWMQELLRKYAPPYYERVKDAELVDGRSTIAGMLQPQVRNPVGVLPSGGLVLGISDVVISMDPYVLQGWNHSARCAKSYLESILAHGDKPFDRDFLERTFEEFWEYGHTAQHWSEWVSTMWEQQMPDWVQEIFALMAEVPGAGDRLLKGWNYPPDFFTWLYDEQGGKKWLEELRAARGR
- a CDS encoding GTP-binding protein, whose amino-acid sequence is MSTKIVVAGGFGAGKTTLVGAVSEIPPVTTEAVMTEASVPHDDTSVTPTKVTTTVAMDFGRITVDQQLVMYMFGTPGQSRFWFMWDDLIRGAVGAVVVVDCRRLADSFDAVDYFETNRRIPYIVALNRFDGRLEYTSEQVREALEIGATVPIIDFDARDRASGGTVLKTLLRYSLQAGAEAEPVG
- a CDS encoding type I polyketide synthase, whose amino-acid sequence is MRSTVRLSDVHLDEAIAVIGVACRFPGAPGPGAFRRLLAAGGSAVTGVPDDRLFAGDPAAGPAGRHGAFIDGADRFDADLFGFSPREAAETDPRQRLMLELGREVLEDARIPADALRSTSTGVFIGASGDDYALLRQTRGGPPAHHTMTGLHRGMIANRLSYTLGAHGPSVVVDTGQSSSLAAVVQAVQSLRTGGCGAAIAGGVHLNLAPHSAAAEAGFGGLSPDGRCFTFDARANGYVRGEGGGAVLLKRLPDALADGDRVHALILGGAVTGDGATPAPAFPGREGQERALRAACADARIEPGRLDYVELHGTGTPVGDPVEAAALGAVHGGARPPGRPLPVGSVKTNIGHLSAAAGIAGLIKTVLGLSAGELVPSLNFTAPRPDVPLDRLGLQVQTGTAPWPSDGHPLAGVSSFGMGGTDCHVVLAAPPPAEPPAARPRPAGRRLCWLVSAASADALRAQCARLRAHVEGDPAADPADLAHSLATTRERLPYRVRVYGTGLDELLRGLAAAERGEEPAGVVRTGPDRPGRAEPAGPGPVPGARTVDLPGYAFQRRRHWFAERDGADAPAPAAPAAAESGTTAARTAPRPPAGDALDLVRRHAAEVLGHPGPEQVRSERTFRDLGFDSVMGTELRTRLERATGRPLPAGLVYDHPTPARLARFLEHGPEGGREAAEAPPAPGGPAEPVAIVAMACRLPGGADGPEALWRLLAEGADTVSGFPVDRGWDGGSDGVRRGGFLHDAADFDAGLFGISPREAAAMDPQQRILLELAWEAAERAGIAPDRLAGTRTGVFVGATASGYGQPGSFRREGHEGYLMTGAAPSVASGRIAYALGLGGPALTVDTACSSSLVAVDRAVRSLQRGECSAALAGGVCVLATPEMFTEFGAQGGLAPDGRCKPFAAAADGTAWAEGAGLLFLERLSDARRNGRPVLAVVRGSAVNSDGASNGLTAPSGPAQQAVIRAALADAGLEPGEVDAVEAHGTGTRLGDPIEAEALSAVYGAGRERPLRVGALKSVIGHTQAAAGVAGVIKTVLAMRHGVLPASRNLDEPTPEVDWERSGLALLPEAEPWPAAGRPRRAGVSSFGVSGTNAHLILEEAAEEPARPGDAPSAAQGPAGDGPPGASADRPSSQGAAAMADRDAPAPVAREEGEERAGAAPPAAHRPARRAPSAAPEDRPASHGSLPADREAPDPLLPFVLSAASPEALRDQALRLIDHLGRDDRAPLAGVARALAATRAVLAHRAVVLAADRPALLAGLAGVAEGKGRVLGAPDPGAGPPGPAGRGSGAPVPPPAADPDGPVFVFPGQGTQWPGMAAELMRDSEVFRRTATECAEALRPHVGWDPLAVLRGDPGAAPLSRVDVVQPVLWAVMVALAATWCSHGVRPAAVVGHSQGEIAAACASGALSIADGAAVAALRSAAITRIAGSGAMAAVALGETATAERIAALGGDVHTAALNGPSSTVVSGSLEAVRALVARCREEGADARLVEVDYASHSPHVEAVREQVLAALAGVSPAEPAVPFHSTLLGGPLDGTPLDAGYWYANLRSTVRFAPVVRALAEAGHRTFIEVSPHPALTAAVTAAMEQAGVRGAAVGTLRRGAGGADRMAAALGEALTHGALDLGRASGGPLPAAAARAFTEGAPIDWRGWFAARPDGGGPPVALPTYPFQRRRYWLDAPAAPAGAAAGEDDPGLWSAVDAGDADRAAAELGLDRAELAPVLPALAERRRRRRSDAETDRLRYREAWVRVPAPPRPRLAGTWLLVTGEDGATGELGAAAARRMAACGARVVPVAAPPGADRAALAAALSEAAGAGAPPAGVLSLLACGDGEPLGPDTPSVPRTLAETAALVQALGDAGIAAPLWCATRGAVAAVPEDEIADPRRAAVCGLGRVAAQEHPERWGGTVDLPPGPGEAELGLLCAALGAPGGEDQTAVRPQGLLARRLERAPLAGAPAQHRIRPGTVLVTGGTGALGAQVARRLAAEPEPPHLLLVGRRGMAAPGAPALVEELHRAGAEVTVAACDAADRGALGRLLAAVPADRPLRAVLHAAAALDDAPVDALTPARMEHALRAKATAALHLHELTLDADLDAFVLFSSVAGLVGVAGQGNYAPGNAVLDALARHRRALGLEATAVAWGAWAGQGMAAERTGDRLARHGLPGMDPDTAAGALLGAVRHRDTAVALARIDWTRFPAAFTAVRPSTLLDRIPEAAPDPAAGTAPEPPAAGEDRGRALLDLVRRETAAVLGHGSAAEVAGDRAFKEQGLDSVTALELRNRLAAALRVRLPASAAFDHPTPAALAAHLDAGTGPAEPAGRGEPTPEERLDAALARVEAALSAAGPAALERSGAAGRLRALLGGPEHGRPSGDAEVDDATPEELFALIDAELGGS
- a CDS encoding roadblock/LC7 domain-containing protein; this translates as MNEQLNVTADDFSWLVSNFVRDVHGAEHAIVVSSDGLLLTASRDFPEEHAEQLAAIASGLQSLALGGAKLFGKGECQSLIIRMRQGHLIVMAISDGSSLAVLSDKRADMKVVAYEMTRLVERVAHALTPQLRSELREVIGK
- a CDS encoding DUF742 domain-containing protein — encoded protein: MSNRRRRSSTRIRSFTFTGGRTRSRHPLMVQTLVSTADPGHDPPENLMPESQDIYLLCRETRSVAEVSAELKIPLGVTQVLLSDLAELGLVYIHPTITGNSPSENQVLERALRGLERLFQ